The following nucleotide sequence is from Roseivirga sp. BDSF3-8.
CAATGAAAGAGACAGCGTGGCTTTGCCTGGTTTAATTGGAATGCCCACAGCGAGGTAGTCTAACCTGCCACTGGTCTCTTCGTTAGTTGTGTTAACATTACTAAGCCTTTTGTATTCAGCGCTTACGCCGGCTTCGAAGGTAGTAAGGGAGTTTACGGGTAAAAGGGCCGGGTTTTTAAGATTAAGATTCCACGCACGCCCTGAAGAAAGGCCTACACCACCCATACCACGGTTATGAATAAGATTAGCAGACTGCGGACTGCCTAACCCTCTAATAGAGTAAGGCGAATTAGCCACTTGTGCCTGGGCACAAAAGGTGACCGATAGGACCGCCAGTATGACAAGCCTAACCGTTTTTTTGTACATTATAATTCAGTATTGCATTTAAACCCAACAGAACTAATCCGGGGACTAGCAGAACGGGAGATTCGGATACAGATTCGAAATATTTGGCATCACCCCCGCAGATAATAATTCGCAAATTTGAAAACTTTTCGCGGTACATCCGAATAAAATCCCTGATTTCTCCCCTGGCACCATTTAAAACCCCACTTTCCAGGCAGCTTTTAGTATCCTTACCTATCAGTGGTGCCTCCTCCGGGAGTTCTATCAACGGTAATCTGGCTGTAAAATTATGTAAGGCTTTGGCCCGCATATTTAATCCCGGGGAAATAGCTCCTCCAAGATAAACCCTCCCTTTTTCAACTATTTCATAGGTTATGCTCGTACCTGCATCTATCACTAAGCTATTTTCTGCAGGGTGGAGGGTAGCAGCACCGCAGGCCGCTGCTAACCGGTCAAGCCCTAGCGTGTGAGGCGTACGATAAGCTACCGTAAGCGGGATAGGGGTTGTATGATCAAAATAGATGACCTTATGACTCTCAGAAAAGCAGGCGAACAGTTCTCTGCTGTCCGTAGACACAGAACTGGCAATTGCAGCATCCCATTTCACTGTCTGTAGATAGATCCTGCACTCATCTAAGGTGTCAAATATGTGAGTCACGGACATCTTCTGCCCAATAAACTCTCCGGTTTTTATCCTGGTGTTGCCGATATCTACGACAATATGCATATTCAGCAATCGAACTTAATTCTAGCAGCGTAAATATAAAGGTTTTTTTATGGTATACAGGGCGATTGGCCTGATGTCTGGTACTTCGATGGACGGGCTGGATATGGCATGCTGCATTTTTGTGAAAAACCGCAGTGGATGGAATTTTGAGATAGAGGCGGTCAATACATGTTCTTTTCCAGAGGATCTGGCAGGAAAGCTCAAAGAGGCGATGTTTATGCAAGGGCTTGATCTTGTGAGGCTTGACCGTAAATTGGGCCAATGGATGGGGGAACAGGTGAAGGGTTTCATTTCAGAGCATAATCTTGAGCCTGAGCTTATAGGAAGTCATGGCCATACAGTATTTCATGAACCGGATAAGGGCCTTACGTATCAGATAGGGTATAGCGCAGAAATTGTCGCAGCTACCTCATTGCCGGTGATAAGTGACTTCCGTGGGATGGATGTAGCGTTGGGAGGACAAGGTGCTCCCCTAGTCCCCATTGGCGATGAATTATTGTTTGGCAATATGGACTATTGCCTGAACCTTGGAGGAATTGCCAATATCAGTTTTCAAAAAGACGGACAAAGAATAGCCTTTGACCTCTGTGCCGCTAACATGGTATTGAACCGCCTGGCTGGGGAGGCAGGAATGCCATATGATGATAAAGGTAAAAAAGCTGCCTCTGGTCAGGTCGATTACGGTTTACTGAAAAAATTAAACTCTTTACAATATTTCAGCCTGCGACCTCCCAAAAGCCTGGGGTATGAGTGGGTTAGTGAACATGTTTTCCCGCTGACTGACGATCAGAATATTCCCCTGGAAGACCGCATGCATACTTTTTGCCTGCACATAGGAGAGCAAACCGGGCTTGCTACCACTAAACGCAAAACAGGTGCCCGAATGCTTTGCACAGGAGGGGGAACTTTTAACGATTTCTTAATGACCTGCATCCGTAAAGGCACACGAGTAGAAGTTTTTAAACCTGAAGACACCCTTATATCGTACAAAGAAGCAATTGTCTTCGCTTTTCTGGCTGTGCTCAGACAACGCGGAGAGATAAATTGCCTGCCTTCTGTAACCGGAGCAAGACAGGCATGCAGCGGAGGTACAATAAGCCCGCTTCTTTCCTCGTAAATAATTTTTGTAGATTTGGGCGAAAAATTGCATTCCTATCGAATGAGAGACTTACTCGAAAAATTTGAAAAACGTAAACCCGAAATTGTTTTTGAATGGAACGACCCTGAAACCGAAGCTGAAGGATGGGTGGTAATAAACAGCCTTCGGGGCGGTGGAGCCGGTGGTGGTACCCGCATGAGGAAGGGACTGGACCGCAGGGAGGTGGAGTCTCTGGCTAAAACAATGGAAATAAAGTTTACGGTTAGCGGACCTGCGATCGGCGGCGCAAAATCAGGTATCAACTTTGATCCGCATGACCCTCGCAAACGGGGTGTGCTGGAAAGATGGTACAAGGCAGTGATTCCTCTCCTGAAAAATTACTACGGTACGGGGGGGGACATGAATGTGGATGAAATAGATGAAGTTATTCCTATTACGGAAAGCTTTGGGCTATGGCATCCCCAGGAAGGCGTCGTAAACGGACATTTCACCCCTACCGAACCTGAAAAAATCAGAAAGCTTGGTCAACTCAGGCATGGAGTTTCAAAAATTCTCGAAGATCGAAACTTTAGCCCTTCTGTAGAGGAGAAATATACGGTTGCTGATATGATAACTGGATTTGGTGTAGCCGAATCCGTATTTCATTATTATGATATCTGGCAGCAATCGAATGCGGAGGGTAAAAAAGCCATCATCCAGGGATTTGGAAATGTAGGAGCCTCTGCCGCGTACTACCTGTCCAAGCGTGGGGTAAAGGTAGTAGGCATCATTGATCGGGATGGAGGAATCATCCGGGAAGAGGGCATTCCTTACGAAGAAGTAAGGCAACTCTTTATAAATAGAGTAGGTAATACACTAAAAGGTTCAAACCTCTTGTCCTTTGAGGAGGTTAATGAAAAAATCTGGGACATACAGGCGGATATCTTCATACCTGCTGCTGCCTCAAGGTTAGTAACCGCTGACCAGGTGGAGCGTATGGCAAAGGCGGGGGTAGAAGTAATTTCCTGTGGGGCAAATGTGCCCTTTAAAGATCCTGAAATCTTTTATGGGGAAACGGCTGAGATGGCAGATGAAAAAATGTCACTTATTCCGGATTTTATCGCAAACTGCGGCATGGCCAGGGTATTTGCTTACCTGATGGAGGATCAGTCGATAGCCACTGACGAAAGTATTTTTCACGATACTTCCGAAGTCATTAGGAAAGCGTTACTCATGACTCATGAGAGTAACCCGGAGCGAAACATGCTCACAAATGCTTCCTACGAAGTGGCCCTTCGCCAGTTAGTATAAATTTTGTTTGCCGGGTGGATCGCAGGCATAATCCTCGTATTTTGCCTGCGATCGGTACGGCATCATAGTTCGTCAAACATTGCTGCCAGCTATATTGCTCTTCACATTGCAGAGCAAAGGATTAAAACAGACCTGATGAGGAAATTTATTTTCTTATTTTGTGTATTAGTAGCTCATCTGACACCTATTGCCTCAGAGGCACAGGT
It contains:
- a CDS encoding Glu/Leu/Phe/Val dehydrogenase dimerization domain-containing protein, with the protein product MRDLLEKFEKRKPEIVFEWNDPETEAEGWVVINSLRGGGAGGGTRMRKGLDRREVESLAKTMEIKFTVSGPAIGGAKSGINFDPHDPRKRGVLERWYKAVIPLLKNYYGTGGDMNVDEIDEVIPITESFGLWHPQEGVVNGHFTPTEPEKIRKLGQLRHGVSKILEDRNFSPSVEEKYTVADMITGFGVAESVFHYYDIWQQSNAEGKKAIIQGFGNVGASAAYYLSKRGVKVVGIIDRDGGIIREEGIPYEEVRQLFINRVGNTLKGSNLLSFEEVNEKIWDIQADIFIPAAASRLVTADQVERMAKAGVEVISCGANVPFKDPEIFYGETAEMADEKMSLIPDFIANCGMARVFAYLMEDQSIATDESIFHDTSEVIRKALLMTHESNPERNMLTNASYEVALRQLV
- a CDS encoding type III pantothenate kinase — translated: MHIVVDIGNTRIKTGEFIGQKMSVTHIFDTLDECRIYLQTVKWDAAIASSVSTDSRELFACFSESHKVIYFDHTTPIPLTVAYRTPHTLGLDRLAAACGAATLHPAENSLVIDAGTSITYEIVEKGRVYLGGAISPGLNMRAKALHNFTARLPLIELPEEAPLIGKDTKSCLESGVLNGARGEIRDFIRMYREKFSNLRIIICGGDAKYFESVSESPVLLVPGLVLLGLNAILNYNVQKNG
- a CDS encoding anhydro-N-acetylmuramic acid kinase, with protein sequence MVYRAIGLMSGTSMDGLDMACCIFVKNRSGWNFEIEAVNTCSFPEDLAGKLKEAMFMQGLDLVRLDRKLGQWMGEQVKGFISEHNLEPELIGSHGHTVFHEPDKGLTYQIGYSAEIVAATSLPVISDFRGMDVALGGQGAPLVPIGDELLFGNMDYCLNLGGIANISFQKDGQRIAFDLCAANMVLNRLAGEAGMPYDDKGKKAASGQVDYGLLKKLNSLQYFSLRPPKSLGYEWVSEHVFPLTDDQNIPLEDRMHTFCLHIGEQTGLATTKRKTGARMLCTGGGTFNDFLMTCIRKGTRVEVFKPEDTLISYKEAIVFAFLAVLRQRGEINCLPSVTGARQACSGGTISPLLSS